One Microplitis demolitor isolate Queensland-Clemson2020A chromosome 2, iyMicDemo2.1a, whole genome shotgun sequence DNA segment encodes these proteins:
- the LOC128667369 gene encoding uncharacterized protein LOC128667369, with protein sequence MTELINLREEEITLRKKRQEVLENIEKKRLEDEKDNFIKEVQNQRLRELQRCYNEQLRVSEASVASERQKLYRQLPLSESINLTEINSASDEFNSRSRVNSYNKLRNDVEALEEEVGEFLKTIKCKR encoded by the exons atgactGAGTTGATTAATTTAAGAGAAGAAGAAATAACTTTACGTAAAAAACGACAAGAAGTGTTGGagaatattgagaaaaaaagattAGAAGATGAAAAGGACAATTTTATCAAAGAAGTTCAAAACCAGAGACTTCGag aaTTACAACGATGTTATAATGAGCAGCTTCGAGTATCTGAAGCCTCAGTTGCTAGTGAACGTCAAAAACTCTATCGACAATTGCCACTGAGCGAAAGTATAAATCTCACAGAAATTAATTCTGCGAGTGATGAATTTAATTCACGATCAAGAGTTAACTCTTACAATAAACTACGAAATGATGTGGAGGCACTTGAAGAAGAAgttggagaatttttaaaaactattaagtGTAAAAGATAG
- the LOC128669055 gene encoding cyclin-T-like: MAQKWYFSKEELKNSPSFKDGVSTEKELDHKQQAAYLINDLGKRLKLSEVCTHTATVYMHRFYTQHSLSKFHRYEMAMTAIFVAAKVQEEPQKLKDVINAFYRCLKKDMNYQLDTTAAEYQDHVKTIILNERILLATLGFRMGVNHPHKYIMKFCQEINACKELCKIFLQVATNTLQMTSMCVKYKPAVVAAFCIYLTIRSSQWKIPEVLDGNPWFWLLDRKVTFDLLIKMDREFKEILNKISPRIKNRVMRLFKNPTGQLILMNRKERCSSSSDQENVSAKAEIRKSSRRKISYHEYLDRLTKKKSANSDGSSVSSPEAEEIQDNSVGSTSSQLMPVTTADVEVRIGAIGNYSYKRKHDDDTGSIFVPVKKRKLS; the protein is encoded by the coding sequence ATGGCTCAAAAGTGGTATTTTAGCAAAGAAGAGTTGAAGAATTCTCCGAGTTTCAAAGATGGTGTAAGTACTGAAAAAGAACTGGACCACAAACAACAAGCTGCTTACTTGATTAATGATTTGGGCAAGCGGCTAAAATTGTCGGAAGTCTGTACGCATACAGCTACAGTGTACATGCACCGTTTTTACACTCAACATTCATTGTCGAAATTTCATCGTTATGAAATGGCAATGACGGCAATTTTCGTGGCGGCAAAGGTTCAAGAAGAGccacaaaaattgaaagacgTTATCAATGCTTTTTATCGCTGCTTGAAAAAAGACATGAACTATCAACTGGACACCACTGCTGCCGAGTACCAGGATCATGTCAAGactataatattaaatgaacgCATCCTTTTAGCCACATTAGGATTCAGGATGGGAGTGAATCATCCACATAAGTATATTATGAAATTCTGCCAAGAAATCAACGCGTGTAAAGAACTATGTAAGATTTTTCTGCAGGTGGCGACCAACACCTTGCAGATGACGTCAATGTGCGTCAAATACAAACCGGCAGTCGTGGCGGCGTTTTGCATATATTTAACTATTCGATCCTCGCAATGGAAAATTCCAGAAGTCTTGGATGGAAATCCTTGGTTTTGGTTGCTGGATCGGAAAGTGACGTTTGATCTGCTGATTAAGATGGACAGGGAGTTCaaggaaatattaaataaaatttcacctAGAATAAAAAACCGGGTGAtgcgtttatttaaaaatccaacTGGCCAATTGATTTTAATGAATCGAAAAGAGAGATGCTCCAGTTCATCGGATCAGGAGAATGTTTCGGCTAAAGCTGAAATTAGGAAGTCAAGTAGACGAAAGATCAGCTATCACGAGTATCTTGACAGACTGACGAAGAAAAAATCTGCTAATTCAGATGGGTCGTCGGTATCTTCACCTGAAGCTGAAGAAATACAAGATAATTCTGTGGGAAGTACGAGTAGTCAACTTATGCCTGTAACTACAGCAGATGTGGAAGTAAGAATTGGAGCTATCGGAAACTACAGCTATAAACGTAAACATGATGATGATACGGGCAGTATTTTTGTTCCTGTTAAAAAACGTAAGTTGTCATAG